The Candidatus Wallbacteria bacterium genome includes the window AGCGCAACTGGTTCGTCAACACCAGTTCAGGCATCTGTTTCTCGCGCTTCCAGGACATTCCCGCAAGAACGGCCCGGCTTCTGGCTGACGGAAAGATCGTCGCCTGGTTCCAGGGTGGTTCCGAGTTCGGGAGCCGCGCACTCGGAAACCGCAGCATCCTGGCTGATCCGCGCGATCCTCAGATGAAAGACAAGCTCAATCAGAGGGTCAAACACAGGGAATGGTTCAGGCCATTCGCTCCTTCCTGCCTGGCTGAATATGCGGCAAATTATTTCGATCCGCCCGGTCCGTCGCCATATATGATGACTGTTTCGGGCGTCCTGCCTGATAAATGCAGCCTGATCCCTGCTGTGGTGCATGTGGACGGCACTGCCAGGCTGCAGACTGTGGAAAAAGACCAGAACCCCTTGTTCTACTCCCTGATCGATGAATTCCGCAGGATCACCGGTATCCCGATGCTCCTTAACACCTCGTTCAATCACTCGGACGAACCGATCGTGGAAACCCCGCGGGACAGCCTGGCCTGTTTCTTGAATA containing:
- a CDS encoding carbamoyltransferase C-terminal domain-containing protein; amino-acid sequence: MDTSQLKNIYLGCTYSDEEILETLQSYLDRRLAVRFLRDRAELNKVVLVYSLLEWKETQFSEQEMTYDDANGEYKAFIDLGQHRSACWRFRVHEGETIRWEDRNQRNWFVNTSSGICFSRFQDIPARTARLLADGKIVAWFQGGSEFGSRALGNRSILADPRDPQMKDKLNQRVKHREWFRPFAPSCLAEYAANYFDPPGPSPYMMTVSGVLPDKCSLIPAVVHVDGTARLQTVEKDQNPLFYSLIDEFRRITGIPMLLNTSFNHSDEPIVETPRDSLACFLNTGIDCLVMHDFLIWKKEI